One window of the Benincasa hispida cultivar B227 chromosome 3, ASM972705v1, whole genome shotgun sequence genome contains the following:
- the LOC120072789 gene encoding UDP-glucuronate:xylan alpha-glucuronosyltransferase 1 isoform X1 gives MGTFPIEARHRLSSSIKLQRSKMKDLDKPFNLSTNERFSRCKLPLLKLVLLFAVSGTFITLLYSPEVNNHISNTASGPKFVNRWIWGGPDLRYVSRLDIVWDDVVEVLERLGDKKEYQGIGLLNFNKNEVINWKQLNTDVEYTVLNLEYAEEDVTWDSLYPEWIDEEEEAEVPICPSLPKLRAPGKRLDLIAVKLPCRNEGNWSRDVARLHLQLAAASVAASAKGNYPVHLLFITKCFPIPNLFTCKDLVARRGNVWLYRPNLNVIREKIQLPVGSCELALPLKGKEVAYSGNMLREAYATILHSAHVYVCGAIAAAQSIRMSGSTRDLVILVDETISSYHKSGLEAAGWKIRIIQRIRNPKAEKDAYNEWNYSKFRLWQLTDYDKIIFIDADLLIFRNIDFLFGMPEISATGNNGTLFNSGVMLIEPSNCTFQLLMDHINEFESYNGGDQGYLNEVFTWWHRIPKHMNFLKNFWMGDDEETKQMKTRLFGADPPILYVLHYLGTKPWMCFRDYDCNWNVDIMQEFASDVAHQRWWKVHDQMPELLQQFCLLRSKQKAQLEWDRRQAEIGNYTDGHWRIKVKDKRLKKCIDNVCSWKGMLRHWGETNWTDDEFYVPTPPAIDSAALSA, from the exons ATGGGCACCTTCCCAATTGAGGCCAGACATAGATTATCTTCATCAAT AAAACTGCAAAGAAGCAAAATGAAAGATCTGGACAAGCCCTTCAACTTATCAACTAATGAAAGATTTTCAAGATGCAAGCTTCCTCTCTTGAAACTTGTTCTTCTGTTTGCTGTTTCTGGCACTTTTATTACACTTTTATACTCTCCAGAGGTGAACAACCATATATCAAACACAGCTTCTGG GCCAAAGTTCGTTAATAGATGGATATGGGGCGGCCCGGATCTTCGGTATGTATCTCGTCTCGATATTGTTTGGGATGATGTTGTTGAAGTCCTTGAGAGGTTAGGAGATAAAAAGGAGTATCAAGGAATTGGACTTTTAAACTTCAACAAGAATGAAGTCATCAATTGGAAGCAGCTCAATACTGATGTAGAGTACACAGTGTTGAATCTGGAATATGCTGAGGAAGATGTGACATGGGATTCCTTATACCCTGAATGGATTGACGAGGAAGAAGAAGCTGAAGTTCCTATTTGCCCGTCTTTGCCAAAGCTAAGAGCGCCAGGGAAACGGCTTGATCTGATCGCTGTCAAGCTTCCTTGTCGAAATGAGGGTAATTGGTCTAGAGATGTGGCTAGACTGCACTTGCAGCTTGCAGCTGCTAGTGTTGCAGCCTCTGCTAAAGGAAACTATCCTGTCCATTTGCTTTTCATCACAAAATGCTTTCCGATACCAAACTTGTTTACGTGCAAGGATCTCGTTGCACGGCGAGGAAATGTGTGGCTGTACCGACCCAACTTGAATGTGATCAGGGAAAAGATCCAGCTCCCAGTAGGTTCTTGTGAACTTGCACTTCCCCTAAAAGGAAAAG AGGTTGCTTACTCAGGAAACATGCTCCGAGAAGCATATGCAACAATTCTCCATTCGGCTCACGTTTATGTCTGCGGTGCGATAGCAGCAGCACAAAGCATTCGGATGTCGGGGTCGACTCGGGACCTCGTGATACTCGTCGACGAGACAATCAGTTCCTATCACAAGAGTGGCCTAGAAGCTGCAGGATGGAAAATAAGGATAATCCAAAGGATCAGGAATCCAAAAGCAGAGAAAGATGCATACAACGAGTGGAACTACAGCAAGTTCAGGCTATGGCAACTAACAGACTATGACAAGATCATCTTCATCGATGCCGACCTTCTAATCTTCCGAAACATCGACTTCTTATTCGGAATGCCAGAGATCTCAGCAACAGGAAACAATGGCACACTCTTTAACTCAGGGGTAATGCTTATAGAGCCTTCAAATTGCACCTTCCAACTTCTAATGGATCACATAAACGAATTTGAATCCTATAATGGAGGGGACCAAGGATACTTAAACGAAGTATTCACCTGGTGGCATAGAATCCCAAAGCACATGAATTTCTTGAAGAACTTCTGGATGGGTGATGATgaagaaacaaaacaaatgaaaacaaGGCTATTTGGGGCAGACCCACCAATCCTTTATGTTCTTCACTATTTGGGAACAAAGCCATGGATGTGCTTCAGAGATTATGACTGCAATTGGAATGTGGACATAATGCAAGAATTTGCAAGTGATGTTGCACATCAACGGTGGTGGAAGGTCCACGACCAAATGCCAGAGCTCTTGCAACAATTTTGCCTGCTGAGATCGAAACAAAAGGCTCAACTGGAATGGGACAGAAGGCAAGCAGAGATTGGGAATTACACAGACGGCCACTGGAGAATCAAAGTaaaggacaagagattgaaGAAATGCATTGACAATGTATGTTCTTGGAAAGGGATGTTGAGGCATTGGGGGGAGACGAATTGGACCGATGATGAGTTTTACGTACCTACGCCGCCGGCCATTGATTCTGCCGCCCTCTCTGCTTGA
- the LOC120072789 gene encoding UDP-glucuronate:xylan alpha-glucuronosyltransferase 1 isoform X2 produces the protein MMTYSKRKLQRSKMKDLDKPFNLSTNERFSRCKLPLLKLVLLFAVSGTFITLLYSPEVNNHISNTASGPKFVNRWIWGGPDLRYVSRLDIVWDDVVEVLERLGDKKEYQGIGLLNFNKNEVINWKQLNTDVEYTVLNLEYAEEDVTWDSLYPEWIDEEEEAEVPICPSLPKLRAPGKRLDLIAVKLPCRNEGNWSRDVARLHLQLAAASVAASAKGNYPVHLLFITKCFPIPNLFTCKDLVARRGNVWLYRPNLNVIREKIQLPVGSCELALPLKGKEVAYSGNMLREAYATILHSAHVYVCGAIAAAQSIRMSGSTRDLVILVDETISSYHKSGLEAAGWKIRIIQRIRNPKAEKDAYNEWNYSKFRLWQLTDYDKIIFIDADLLIFRNIDFLFGMPEISATGNNGTLFNSGVMLIEPSNCTFQLLMDHINEFESYNGGDQGYLNEVFTWWHRIPKHMNFLKNFWMGDDEETKQMKTRLFGADPPILYVLHYLGTKPWMCFRDYDCNWNVDIMQEFASDVAHQRWWKVHDQMPELLQQFCLLRSKQKAQLEWDRRQAEIGNYTDGHWRIKVKDKRLKKCIDNVCSWKGMLRHWGETNWTDDEFYVPTPPAIDSAALSA, from the exons ATGATGACATATTCCAAAAGAAAACTGCAAAGAAGCAAAATGAAAGATCTGGACAAGCCCTTCAACTTATCAACTAATGAAAGATTTTCAAGATGCAAGCTTCCTCTCTTGAAACTTGTTCTTCTGTTTGCTGTTTCTGGCACTTTTATTACACTTTTATACTCTCCAGAGGTGAACAACCATATATCAAACACAGCTTCTGG GCCAAAGTTCGTTAATAGATGGATATGGGGCGGCCCGGATCTTCGGTATGTATCTCGTCTCGATATTGTTTGGGATGATGTTGTTGAAGTCCTTGAGAGGTTAGGAGATAAAAAGGAGTATCAAGGAATTGGACTTTTAAACTTCAACAAGAATGAAGTCATCAATTGGAAGCAGCTCAATACTGATGTAGAGTACACAGTGTTGAATCTGGAATATGCTGAGGAAGATGTGACATGGGATTCCTTATACCCTGAATGGATTGACGAGGAAGAAGAAGCTGAAGTTCCTATTTGCCCGTCTTTGCCAAAGCTAAGAGCGCCAGGGAAACGGCTTGATCTGATCGCTGTCAAGCTTCCTTGTCGAAATGAGGGTAATTGGTCTAGAGATGTGGCTAGACTGCACTTGCAGCTTGCAGCTGCTAGTGTTGCAGCCTCTGCTAAAGGAAACTATCCTGTCCATTTGCTTTTCATCACAAAATGCTTTCCGATACCAAACTTGTTTACGTGCAAGGATCTCGTTGCACGGCGAGGAAATGTGTGGCTGTACCGACCCAACTTGAATGTGATCAGGGAAAAGATCCAGCTCCCAGTAGGTTCTTGTGAACTTGCACTTCCCCTAAAAGGAAAAG AGGTTGCTTACTCAGGAAACATGCTCCGAGAAGCATATGCAACAATTCTCCATTCGGCTCACGTTTATGTCTGCGGTGCGATAGCAGCAGCACAAAGCATTCGGATGTCGGGGTCGACTCGGGACCTCGTGATACTCGTCGACGAGACAATCAGTTCCTATCACAAGAGTGGCCTAGAAGCTGCAGGATGGAAAATAAGGATAATCCAAAGGATCAGGAATCCAAAAGCAGAGAAAGATGCATACAACGAGTGGAACTACAGCAAGTTCAGGCTATGGCAACTAACAGACTATGACAAGATCATCTTCATCGATGCCGACCTTCTAATCTTCCGAAACATCGACTTCTTATTCGGAATGCCAGAGATCTCAGCAACAGGAAACAATGGCACACTCTTTAACTCAGGGGTAATGCTTATAGAGCCTTCAAATTGCACCTTCCAACTTCTAATGGATCACATAAACGAATTTGAATCCTATAATGGAGGGGACCAAGGATACTTAAACGAAGTATTCACCTGGTGGCATAGAATCCCAAAGCACATGAATTTCTTGAAGAACTTCTGGATGGGTGATGATgaagaaacaaaacaaatgaaaacaaGGCTATTTGGGGCAGACCCACCAATCCTTTATGTTCTTCACTATTTGGGAACAAAGCCATGGATGTGCTTCAGAGATTATGACTGCAATTGGAATGTGGACATAATGCAAGAATTTGCAAGTGATGTTGCACATCAACGGTGGTGGAAGGTCCACGACCAAATGCCAGAGCTCTTGCAACAATTTTGCCTGCTGAGATCGAAACAAAAGGCTCAACTGGAATGGGACAGAAGGCAAGCAGAGATTGGGAATTACACAGACGGCCACTGGAGAATCAAAGTaaaggacaagagattgaaGAAATGCATTGACAATGTATGTTCTTGGAAAGGGATGTTGAGGCATTGGGGGGAGACGAATTGGACCGATGATGAGTTTTACGTACCTACGCCGCCGGCCATTGATTCTGCCGCCCTCTCTGCTTGA
- the LOC120072600 gene encoding 50S ribosomal protein L17, with product MTKFRKLGRHTKHRMSMLRTMVSQLVKHERIETTVAKAKEVRRLADNMVQFGKEGTLCAARRAAAFVRGDAVLHKLFTEMAYRYKDRAGGYTRFLRTRIRVGDAAPMAYIEFIDRENELRQSKPPNPPPPQRAPLDPWTRSRLSKQFAPPKEIKSDSEI from the exons ATGACGAAGTTCAGAAAGCTTGGTCGACATACGAAACACCGGATGTCCATGCTCAG AACAATGGTTTCTCAGTTGGTGAAGCACGAACGTATTGAGACTACTGTTGCTAAG GCTAAAGAAGTTCGGCGGCTTGCTGATAACATGGTTCAATTTGGAAAAGAG GGCACACTTTGTGCTGCAAGGCGTGCTGCTGCATTTGTAAGAGGCGATGCTGTCCTTCACAAACTATTCACAGAAATGGCTTATCGATACAA AGATAGAGCTGGTGGATATACAAGATTTCTGCGGACTCGTATACGTGTTGGCGATGCTGCACCAATGGCTTACATAGA ATTTATCGATAGAGAAAATGAGCTCAGACAGTCAAAGCCTCCAAATCCTCCACCACCGCAGAGGGCTCCATTGGATCCATGGACAAGATCACGGCTTAGCAAGCAGTTCGCACCACCCAAAGAGATCAAATCTGACTCCGAAATCTGA